One Campylobacter lari DNA segment encodes these proteins:
- a CDS encoding response regulator transcription factor produces the protein MAAKILLLEDDLSLNEIISDALSDEGFKVSCVYDAQEALEKAYEENFDLWIFDVKVPKGNGFEVLKELRESAKNTPAIFLTSLSMLDDVKQGFSSGCDDYIKKPFDVDELIIRVKNIIKRNFSHQKEDLILLSTSKNISFDPLNKTLYQDKEIITLTNKEKELLSLLLKKRPHFVSIETIFNEIWSLDEEPVIMSLRVYVKNLRKILGKDLIINQRNIGYAIRLENEK, from the coding sequence ATGGCAGCAAAAATTTTACTTCTTGAAGATGACTTAAGTTTAAATGAAATTATTAGTGATGCCTTAAGTGATGAGGGCTTTAAAGTCTCTTGTGTATATGATGCACAAGAGGCTCTAGAAAAAGCTTATGAAGAAAATTTTGATCTTTGGATTTTTGACGTTAAAGTCCCAAAAGGTAATGGTTTTGAAGTTTTAAAAGAATTAAGAGAAAGTGCCAAGAACACTCCTGCTATATTTTTAACTTCCTTATCTATGCTTGATGATGTAAAACAAGGTTTTTCATCAGGTTGTGATGATTATATTAAAAAACCTTTTGATGTAGATGAGTTAATCATCCGAGTAAAAAACATCATTAAAAGAAATTTTAGCCACCAAAAAGAAGATTTAATCTTACTTAGCACCTCAAAAAATATTTCTTTTGATCCACTCAATAAAACTCTTTATCAAGATAAAGAAATTATTACTCTTACCAACAAAGAAAAAGAGCTTTTATCTTTACTTTTAAAAAAACGCCCACATTTTGTAAGCATAGAGACAATTTTTAATGAAATTTGGAGTTTAGATGAAGAGCCTGTAATCATGAGTCTTCGAGTATATGTTAAAAACTTAAGAAAAATTCTTGGTAAAGATCTTATCATCAATCAAAGAAACATAGGTTATGCCATTAGGCTAGAAAATGAAAAGTGA
- a CDS encoding radical SAM/SPASM domain-containing protein, whose amino-acid sequence MRFEKIYIELSDICGLKCDFCPSQKAQRKQMSLENFEKICKSVHNHAKLFTFHVLGDPLRILNLKEYLKIALKFNMQIELTTSGFYFNDEKIKLILDSKNVRQINISLGAFLSQSKMSLKEYFEPILKLIFLHLENKNNSFINLRLWNLDKNFNPPLENEKIYDFLEQIFKVKIQKQKAKNRLERHIILHQARLFKWPSLKDEVVREKGFCHALNGQIAILSDGTLVPCCLDTKGDIKLGNCFEKDFNELLNSSLYMELKEGFKQGILKAELCKRCEFLEAKNLN is encoded by the coding sequence ATGCGATTTGAGAAAATTTATATAGAATTAAGTGATATTTGTGGGTTAAAATGTGATTTTTGTCCTAGCCAAAAAGCCCAAAGAAAACAAATGAGCCTTGAAAACTTTGAAAAAATTTGTAAAAGCGTGCATAATCACGCTAAGCTTTTTACTTTTCATGTACTTGGAGATCCTTTAAGGATTTTAAATTTAAAAGAGTATTTAAAAATAGCTTTAAAATTTAATATGCAAATAGAGCTTACTACGAGTGGGTTTTATTTTAATGATGAGAAGATAAAGCTCATTTTAGACTCTAAAAACGTCCGACAAATCAATATTTCCTTGGGTGCTTTTTTATCTCAAAGTAAAATGAGCTTAAAAGAATACTTTGAGCCTATTTTGAAACTTATTTTTTTGCACTTAGAAAATAAAAATAATTCTTTTATCAACCTAAGACTATGGAATTTGGATAAAAATTTCAACCCACCTTTGGAAAATGAGAAAATTTATGATTTTTTAGAGCAAATTTTTAAAGTAAAAATTCAAAAGCAAAAAGCTAAAAATCGCTTGGAAAGGCATATTATCTTACACCAAGCTAGGCTTTTTAAATGGCCTTCTTTGAAAGATGAGGTTGTTAGAGAGAAGGGGTTTTGTCATGCTTTAAATGGGCAAATTGCTATTTTAAGTGATGGAACTTTAGTGCCTTGTTGTTTGGATACTAAAGGGGATATAAAACTAGGAAATTGTTTTGAAAAAGATTTTAATGAGCTTTTAAATTCGTCTTTATATATGGAATTAAAAGAAGGATTTAAGCAAGGAATTTTAAAAGCCGAGCTTTGCAAAAGGTGTGAGTTTTTAGAGGCTAAAAACCTAAATTAA
- a CDS encoding superoxide dismutase family protein, giving the protein MKKIILGSLLASSFLIGANLENFDPKAQKDHLVIKMEILDKNTNKNAGEVVAVQTPYGVAFYPNLQGLESGIHGFHVHANADCGATDKGLGMKAGGHWDPEKTDAHSSPWDDKGHRGDLPPLYVEKDGKATNPVLAPKIKTLNELKNHSLMIHFGGDNHSDHPAALGGGGARMACGVIK; this is encoded by the coding sequence ATGAAAAAAATTATACTAGGTTCTTTATTAGCATCAAGTTTTTTAATTGGAGCAAATTTAGAAAATTTTGATCCAAAAGCACAAAAAGATCATTTAGTTATCAAAATGGAAATTCTTGATAAAAATACCAACAAAAATGCAGGTGAAGTAGTAGCGGTACAGACTCCTTATGGAGTAGCATTTTATCCAAATCTTCAAGGTTTAGAAAGTGGAATTCATGGTTTTCATGTTCATGCAAACGCTGATTGTGGAGCAACTGATAAAGGTTTAGGTATGAAAGCTGGTGGTCACTGGGATCCTGAAAAAACTGATGCACATTCAAGCCCATGGGATGATAAAGGCCACAGAGGTGATTTACCACCACTTTATGTAGAAAAAGACGGTAAAGCAACTAATCCTGTATTGGCACCAAAAATCAAAACACTTAATGAGCTTAAAAACCACTCTTTAATGATACATTTTGGAGGAGACAATCATAGTGATCATCCTGCAGCACTTGGTGGTGGTGGCGCTAGAATGGCTTGTGGAGTTATTAAATAA
- the lpoB gene encoding penicillin-binding protein activator LpoB: MKKSLFFMIFALLVFSACSSQPKYTDGKASQKVQGDALTLGLDREDFEKTAEDMIQSLLSDPAFANLNSSNRKVVAIGKIINDTPQRIDTDKLTSKITIALRKSGKFILTTAVAAGGAKDSLSHDVRDLRDNEEFNQNSIAKKGTLLAPNFSLSGKIRQDTVKLYNGKIQTEYFFHLILTDLTSGLAFWEDEKIINKTGKGKSVTW, from the coding sequence ATGAAAAAAAGTTTATTTTTTATGATTTTTGCACTTTTAGTTTTCAGTGCTTGCTCTTCACAACCAAAATATACCGATGGCAAAGCTTCTCAAAAAGTGCAAGGCGATGCACTTACTTTAGGACTTGATAGAGAAGATTTTGAAAAAACTGCTGAAGATATGATACAAAGTTTGCTCAGCGATCCTGCTTTTGCAAATTTAAATAGCTCCAATAGAAAAGTTGTTGCTATAGGAAAAATCATCAATGACACCCCACAAAGAATAGACACAGACAAACTCACTTCAAAAATTACCATAGCATTAAGAAAATCTGGAAAATTTATACTAACAACTGCTGTAGCAGCAGGTGGAGCAAAAGATAGCTTATCTCATGATGTAAGAGACTTAAGAGACAATGAAGAATTTAATCAAAACTCCATAGCTAAAAAAGGCACACTTTTAGCCCCAAATTTCTCACTTTCAGGTAAAATCAGACAAGATACTGTGAAACTATACAATGGCAAAATTCAAACCGAATATTTTTTTCATTTAATTCTTACGGATTTAACTAGTGGCTTAGCCTTTTGGGAAGATGAAAAAATCATCAATAAAACAGGCAAAGGCAAAAGTGTAACATGGTAA
- the ung gene encoding uracil-DNA glycosylase, whose amino-acid sequence MNICLEKIKMEQTWKEFLKDEFLKPYFLEIKTHYINAINEGKTIYPPANLIFNAFNLTPLQDLKIILLGQDPYHNPHQAMGLSFSVPMGVKIPPSLLNIYKELQDDLNIPIAKHGDLSKWAKQGILLLNSILSVEANKPASHTHFGWQKFTDAVISKLSNEKEGLVFLLWGNYAKNKKVLINTQKHFILEAAHPSPLARNAFLGCKHFSKSNEILLKLGKSPIDWDLNS is encoded by the coding sequence ATGAATATTTGTTTAGAAAAAATAAAAATGGAACAAACTTGGAAAGAATTTCTAAAAGATGAATTTTTAAAACCTTATTTTTTAGAGATAAAAACTCATTATATCAATGCTATAAACGAAGGAAAAACCATATATCCACCAGCAAATTTAATCTTTAATGCATTTAATCTAACCCCTTTGCAGGATCTAAAAATCATACTTTTAGGACAAGATCCTTACCACAACCCTCATCAAGCCATGGGTTTGAGCTTTAGCGTGCCAATGGGAGTTAAAATTCCTCCATCTTTGCTTAATATCTATAAAGAATTGCAAGATGATTTAAATATTCCCATAGCAAAACATGGTGATTTAAGCAAATGGGCCAAACAAGGAATTTTGCTTTTAAATTCTATTTTAAGTGTAGAAGCAAATAAACCTGCTTCGCACACACATTTTGGATGGCAAAAATTTACCGATGCTGTTATATCAAAACTTAGCAATGAAAAAGAGGGTTTGGTATTTTTACTTTGGGGAAATTATGCTAAAAACAAAAAAGTTTTAATCAACACCCAAAAACACTTCATCTTAGAGGCAGCACATCCCTCGCCTTTAGCAAGAAACGCTTTTTTAGGCTGTAAGCATTTTTCAAAAAGCAATGAAATTTTATTAAAACTTGGTAAAAGTCCTATTGATTGGGATTTAAACTCATAA
- a CDS encoding flagellar FLiS export co-chaperone has protein sequence MRDELEILQKHLGQVGSSIDGANLKHQTQKFSEDITDANDFVGALQILDSSLKKISKLLEDKNYEDVQDKVLIASESLKIVDNCSFLGNALFDNNYNVNVGSKAFAFEICNPLKILETSDYEGMKAYIVDKREEIASMLSELAVAIATYSPSQSFGGSSHDFMNDLDFTKLFK, from the coding sequence ATGAGAGATGAATTAGAAATCTTACAAAAACATTTAGGACAAGTAGGTTCAAGTATAGATGGTGCGAATTTAAAACACCAAACACAAAAATTTAGTGAAGATATTACCGATGCAAACGATTTTGTTGGTGCTTTACAAATTTTAGATTCTTCGTTGAAAAAAATTTCAAAACTTTTAGAAGATAAAAATTATGAAGATGTGCAAGATAAAGTATTAATCGCAAGTGAAAGTTTGAAAATAGTAGATAATTGCTCATTTTTAGGCAATGCTTTATTTGATAATAATTATAATGTAAATGTAGGCTCAAAGGCTTTTGCTTTTGAAATTTGCAACCCTTTAAAAATTCTAGAAACTAGTGATTATGAGGGTATGAAAGCTTATATAGTAGATAAAAGAGAAGAAATAGCTTCTATGCTTAGTGAGCTTGCAGTGGCTATTGCTACTTACAGTCCTAGTCAAAGTTTTGGCGGATCAAGCCATGATTTTATGAATGATTTAGATTTTACTAAGCTTTTTAAATAA
- a CDS encoding TFIIB-type zinc ribbon-containing protein: MNCPVCVNTDLLMSERNGVEIDYCPKCRGVWLDRGELDKIIERSSSQSTPQPSHQQNYNQQANYHHNNGYKYKKKESWLGELFDF; the protein is encoded by the coding sequence ATGAATTGCCCAGTTTGTGTGAATACTGATTTATTAATGAGTGAAAGAAATGGAGTTGAAATTGATTATTGTCCAAAATGCCGTGGTGTCTGGCTTGATCGTGGTGAACTTGATAAAATCATAGAAAGAAGTTCTTCTCAAAGCACGCCACAACCATCTCATCAACAAAATTACAATCAACAAGCAAATTATCATCATAACAATGGCTATAAATATAAGAAAAAAGAAAGTTGGCTTGGAGAATTATTTGACTTTTAA
- the mutY gene encoding A/G-specific adenine glycosylase: MKKVLMQKIHENILNWYNENGRKNLPWRILHDEYKKYAKADDLEKLKNIDIAYAVYVSEIMLQQTQVKSVLQNYYFQFLAKFPSLKVLSMASEDEVLKAWQGLGYYTRARNMHKCAKICVQKFNAKLPFDIKELQKLPGIGEYTAGAIACFGFLQAKSFVDSNIKRVLSRFYSLQNPNSKLLTQKAKEFLNHDNAFDHNQALLDIGALVCLPKNAKCEVCPLVSFCSGKNEYEKFNPTKKNQYENTILNILIVQKNEQFLLVKSVEKLYFNMYNFLEYKNQKNAKFIGEFKHSYTKYKINAKVYFLKDDDFEDLKAKAFSCKDLEHLALSKLSLKALELFKKSDYAI, encoded by the coding sequence ATAAAGAAAGTTTTAATGCAAAAGATTCATGAAAATATTTTAAATTGGTATAACGAAAATGGTAGAAAAAATCTTCCTTGGCGTATTTTGCATGATGAATATAAAAAATACGCTAAAGCAGATGATTTGGAAAAATTAAAAAATATTGATATTGCTTATGCGGTTTATGTCAGTGAGATTATGCTTCAACAAACTCAGGTAAAAAGTGTTTTGCAAAATTATTATTTTCAGTTTTTAGCTAAATTTCCTTCTTTAAAAGTACTTTCTATGGCAAGTGAAGATGAGGTTTTAAAAGCTTGGCAAGGACTTGGGTATTATACTAGAGCTAGAAATATGCACAAATGTGCAAAAATATGTGTGCAAAAATTTAATGCAAAATTACCATTTGATATCAAAGAGCTTCAAAAGCTTCCTGGTATTGGGGAGTATACAGCCGGAGCTATAGCTTGTTTTGGCTTTTTGCAAGCTAAGTCTTTTGTGGATTCAAATATTAAAAGAGTTTTGAGTAGATTTTACAGTTTGCAAAATCCAAACTCTAAACTTTTAACACAAAAAGCAAAAGAATTTTTAAACCATGATAATGCATTTGATCATAATCAAGCTTTACTAGATATAGGGGCTTTGGTTTGCTTGCCTAAAAATGCAAAATGTGAAGTTTGCCCTTTAGTAAGCTTTTGTAGTGGAAAAAATGAATATGAAAAATTCAACCCAACTAAAAAAAATCAATACGAAAATACCATTTTAAATATACTTATAGTACAAAAAAATGAGCAATTCTTGCTTGTTAAAAGTGTAGAAAAATTGTATTTTAATATGTATAATTTTTTAGAATATAAAAACCAAAAAAATGCAAAATTTATAGGAGAATTTAAACATTCTTACACTAAATACAAAATCAATGCTAAGGTGTATTTTTTAAAAGATGATGATTTTGAAGATTTAAAAGCAAAAGCATTTTCTTGTAAAGACTTAGAACATCTTGCTCTTTCAAAACTTTCTCTAAAAGCACTTGAACTTTTTAAAAAGAGTGATTATGCGATTTGA
- a CDS encoding sensor histidine kinase: protein MKSENFNNTIFKILILYIITSGAFLTIFFITFYQKEASYIRLNQLTHVYTHHNYILQNIIESNHNQIALEKIDFAEISDKLNTSFALILDQKVIFSNLSFDAMSILRHLEQNNFIYSRDKKLFIDFLRIRNLDAYIDRTDVKKPRHYFKFLKHKNIHIIMETDDLGFKKEQYRKDNYNNLDINDFSHELWKLKLKTIFYTLICIILLAIIAYVLIMLVFKNIKEQFKALNDFIKDTTHEINTPLSVILASIKKFDDANLNPNNAKKLNHIKLASKNLNHIYQNLIALNFFIQKENTKEDINLKELLEQRLEYFETLIAQKNLIIEKNLLEQNFYANKEEMQILIDNLLSNAIKYTNPHKKIYIYLKEKTLSIKDEGQGMSTKEIAQIFTRYKRFNQDQGGFGIGLNLVKQIADKNNINIKVLSKENEGSEFILSWQG from the coding sequence ATGAAAAGTGAAAATTTTAATAATACTATTTTCAAAATCTTAATCCTTTATATTATCACAAGTGGTGCTTTTCTTACGATTTTTTTTATCACTTTCTATCAAAAAGAAGCTAGCTATATACGCTTAAACCAACTAACGCATGTTTATACACACCACAATTATATTCTACAAAATATTATAGAGTCAAATCACAATCAAATTGCTTTAGAAAAAATTGATTTCGCAGAAATTTCTGATAAACTCAATACCTCTTTTGCTCTCATCTTAGATCAAAAGGTAATTTTTAGTAATCTTTCTTTTGATGCCATGAGTATCTTAAGACATTTAGAGCAAAACAATTTTATTTACAGTAGAGATAAGAAATTATTTATAGATTTTTTAAGAATTCGTAATCTTGATGCTTATATAGACAGAACCGATGTAAAAAAACCTAGACATTATTTTAAATTTTTAAAACATAAAAATATCCACATCATCATGGAAACAGATGATCTTGGTTTTAAAAAAGAACAATATCGCAAGGATAATTATAATAATTTAGACATTAATGATTTTTCTCATGAACTTTGGAAATTAAAATTAAAAACCATTTTTTATACTCTTATATGTATTATACTACTTGCTATAATTGCTTATGTGCTTATCATGCTTGTTTTTAAAAACATCAAAGAACAATTTAAAGCACTTAATGATTTCATCAAAGACACTACACACGAAATTAATACGCCTTTAAGTGTGATTTTAGCTAGTATTAAAAAATTTGATGATGCAAATTTAAATCCAAATAACGCAAAAAAACTAAATCATATTAAACTAGCAAGTAAAAATTTAAACCATATCTATCAAAACCTCATAGCCTTAAATTTTTTCATACAAAAAGAAAACACCAAAGAAGATATAAATTTAAAAGAACTTTTAGAGCAAAGATTAGAATACTTTGAAACTTTAATCGCCCAAAAAAATCTCATCATTGAAAAAAATCTTTTAGAGCAAAACTTTTATGCTAATAAAGAAGAAATGCAAATCTTAATCGATAACCTTTTAAGCAATGCCATAAAATACACCAATCCTCATAAAAAAATCTATATTTACTTAAAAGAGAAAACACTTAGCATTAAAGATGAAGGCCAAGGTATGAGCACTAAAGAAATAGCTCAAATTTTTACACGCTACAAACGCTTTAATCAAGACCAAGGTGGCTTTGGCATAGGTTTAAACCTAGTCAAACAAATAGCCGATAAAAACAATATCAACATTAAAGTTTTAAGTAAGGAAAACGAAGGAAGTGAATTTATACTTTCTTGGCAAGGATAA
- a CDS encoding putative metalloprotease CJM1_0395 family protein has product MQINSSYSNTFYTQNPYQNEDKKQIKENISEKENPQQTKENDNDQEKDKKTQKVNGKDLSNEEVKQVRELEKIDREVRAHEAAHQAAGGALAGAASFGYTRGPDNKMYAVEGEVPIRIQKGNTPEETIANAMQVIAAAMAPADPSPQDYKVAANAIQMQNDARTEQAKIKAEELKAQNEKSENKNKEKENPNSKAIKSYTQNTSQDYIGSQYNKSA; this is encoded by the coding sequence ATGCAAATTAACTCAAGTTATAGCAATACCTTTTACACACAAAATCCTTATCAAAACGAAGACAAAAAACAAATTAAAGAAAACATTTCAGAAAAAGAAAATCCACAGCAAACAAAAGAAAATGATAACGATCAAGAAAAAGATAAAAAAACTCAAAAAGTCAACGGTAAAGACTTAAGCAATGAGGAAGTAAAACAAGTACGAGAACTTGAAAAAATCGACAGAGAAGTAAGAGCTCACGAGGCAGCCCATCAAGCAGCAGGTGGAGCTTTAGCAGGGGCTGCAAGTTTTGGCTATACAAGAGGCCCTGATAATAAAATGTATGCAGTTGAAGGAGAAGTGCCTATAAGAATACAAAAAGGCAATACTCCTGAAGAAACTATAGCAAATGCTATGCAAGTAATTGCTGCAGCTATGGCACCAGCTGATCCTAGTCCGCAAGATTATAAAGTAGCAGCTAATGCTATACAAATGCAAAATGACGCGCGCACCGAACAAGCTAAAATAAAAGCAGAAGAGCTAAAAGCACAAAATGAAAAAAGCGAAAACAAGAATAAGGAAAAAGAAAATCCAAATTCCAAAGCTATAAAATCATACACACAAAATACATCACAAGATTACATAGGAAGTCAGTATAACAAAAGCGCATAG
- a CDS encoding DUF1104 domain-containing protein, producing MKKIISLFITSSLMASFALGADFSKKSNEEILNLAKTVNAQDQADLMIEMKKRMNEMKYKDAKDFHQQFRTNLRENISKLSAQERNQRRAIVQEDMQKLTDNMSGKEIRELNLHQHGKNPHKMHKMDHQNHTNCPMR from the coding sequence ATGAAAAAAATTATAAGTTTATTTATCACAAGTTCTTTAATGGCTTCATTTGCACTAGGAGCTGATTTTTCCAAAAAAAGCAATGAAGAGATTTTAAATCTTGCAAAAACCGTTAATGCTCAAGATCAAGCCGATTTGATGATAGAAATGAAAAAAAGAATGAATGAGATGAAATACAAAGACGCAAAAGATTTCCACCAACAATTTAGAACCAATTTACGCGAAAACATCTCTAAGCTTTCTGCACAAGAAAGAAACCAAAGAAGAGCTATCGTTCAAGAAGATATGCAAAAACTAACTGATAATATGAGTGGTAAAGAAATAAGAGAATTAAATTTACATCAGCATGGTAAAAATCCACATAAAATGCATAAAATGGATCATCAAAATCATACAAATTGTCCAATGAGATAA
- a CDS encoding SIMPL domain-containing protein (The SIMPL domain is named for its presence in mouse protein SIMPL (signalling molecule that associates with mouse pelle-like kinase). Bacterial member BP26, from Brucella, was shown to assemble into a channel-like structure, while YggE from E. coli has been associated with resistance to oxidative stress.), producing the protein MKSFLKGLGLGLLCLVLFVLGVVFNTEFLGLKNHDKQNIEFSRNIEVSNEIMPNIFNATLNFSASEELSKKTTISSIEKDHIAKTFKEISDRIAKENYCKGGSYTLEPSYNYYQEAKTLNGYKLYSNFTCQIPQNKSKDYENLIKDIESISNTNVLISFNTKALQAGFDETILEANKEDLYDLALKKAFEKAQYYSKTLAKTCLVKNIHFDNNNIKYYAPNLTASADSVVLPIVKSEKQNLKANVLFVCQ; encoded by the coding sequence ATGAAAAGTTTTTTAAAAGGTTTGGGTTTAGGATTACTTTGTTTAGTATTATTTGTACTAGGAGTAGTTTTTAACACTGAATTTTTAGGTTTAAAAAATCACGATAAACAAAATATAGAATTTTCAAGAAATATAGAAGTATCTAATGAAATTATGCCAAATATCTTTAATGCCACTTTAAATTTTAGTGCTAGCGAAGAACTTAGTAAAAAAACTACCATCTCTAGCATTGAAAAAGATCATATTGCCAAGACATTTAAAGAAATCTCAGATCGTATTGCCAAAGAAAATTATTGCAAAGGTGGAAGCTATACTTTAGAACCAAGTTATAATTATTATCAAGAGGCAAAAACACTAAATGGATATAAATTATACTCTAATTTCACTTGTCAAATTCCACAAAACAAAAGCAAAGACTATGAAAATCTTATAAAAGATATAGAAAGTATTAGCAATACTAATGTTTTAATTTCTTTTAACACTAAAGCTTTGCAAGCTGGTTTCGATGAGACTATTTTAGAAGCAAATAAAGAAGATTTATATGACCTTGCATTAAAAAAAGCTTTTGAAAAGGCTCAATATTATTCTAAGACTTTAGCAAAGACTTGCTTAGTAAAAAATATTCATTTTGATAATAACAATATTAAATATTATGCTCCAAACCTAACAGCGAGTGCAGATAGCGTTGTGCTACCTATTGTTAAAAGCGAAAAACAAAACCTAAAAGCCAATGTGCTTTTTGTTTGTCAATAA
- a CDS encoding helix-turn-helix domain-containing protein — translation MLVFPKDFNKVSSNVLNNSLFSLCFYQKNSLNDKKQEVIFKDYALVFILEGSKSIYTIDNHFKASKDEIIFFTKNSFSIRDYLNSENTYKSVILCFKESILIELVFKYQDLISKLSSLEYSKSLFSLKSDFVTKSIFQSFLPYINSSKNNEYLLKLKFEELFLSLLYSEDNAEFLAFLKAILSGFKLDLYQMFAYCKNDFENVASMAKFSKMDLASFSRNFKQSFGISPKEWLDNKRFEKAKFLLEFSTKNITQICHELGFNSPAWFIARYKKRYGITPKQEQKSKNLYFLS, via the coding sequence ATGTTAGTTTTTCCAAAAGACTTTAATAAAGTTAGTTCAAATGTTTTAAACAATTCTTTATTCTCTTTGTGTTTTTATCAAAAAAATTCCTTAAATGATAAAAAACAAGAAGTTATATTTAAAGATTATGCTTTGGTTTTTATATTAGAGGGTTCTAAAAGTATTTATACTATTGATAATCATTTTAAAGCAAGCAAAGATGAAATTATTTTTTTTACAAAAAATTCCTTTTCTATTAGAGATTATTTAAATAGTGAAAATACTTATAAGTCTGTTATTTTATGTTTTAAAGAGAGTATTTTGATAGAGCTTGTTTTTAAATATCAAGATTTAATTTCTAAATTAAGCTCTTTAGAGTATTCTAAAAGTTTGTTTAGCTTAAAATCAGATTTTGTAACTAAGAGTATTTTTCAATCATTTTTACCTTATATAAACAGTTCTAAAAATAACGAATATTTACTTAAGTTAAAATTTGAAGAATTATTTTTATCTTTACTATATAGTGAAGACAATGCAGAATTTTTAGCCTTTTTAAAAGCAATTTTAAGTGGTTTTAAATTAGATCTTTATCAGATGTTTGCGTATTGTAAAAATGATTTTGAAAATGTGGCTTCTATGGCTAAATTTAGTAAAATGGATTTAGCAAGCTTTAGTCGTAATTTCAAACAAAGTTTTGGGATAAGTCCTAAAGAATGGCTTGACAATAAACGTTTTGAGAAGGCTAAATTTTTATTAGAATTTTCTACTAAAAATATTACTCAAATTTGTCATGAGCTTGGATTTAATTCCCCTGCTTGGTTTATAGCAAGATATAAAAAAAGATATGGTATTACTCCAAAACAAGAGCAAAAATCAAAAAACTTATATTTTTTATCTTAA
- a CDS encoding YncE family protein has product MKKSILALALFAFCSANALEVQEFKGFAHPESVYVDKSVVYVSNVGKELAPLNKDNDGFISKLDKNGKIIELEFIKNLNAPKGMSKIGDILYVVDIDILYGFDVKSKKEIFKLPIKNAVFLNDIAVLDNNTLLVSDTGTGYIHKVFLKDKKYENFIHLDSKYGGPNGLLIDKNTLFVAGYDPSDKAGGKIISIDLNTKKIQELSNKIEQFDGIVYDKDKNLLVSSWGKNLQGYIYALKDNKEVKLDLNPIKGPADMFFDGKYLWVPKMAENALIKIKL; this is encoded by the coding sequence ATGAAAAAAAGTATTTTAGCTTTAGCTTTATTTGCATTTTGTAGTGCAAATGCTTTAGAGGTGCAAGAATTTAAAGGTTTTGCACATCCTGAAAGTGTGTATGTAGACAAAAGTGTGGTTTATGTGTCTAATGTAGGAAAAGAGTTGGCTCCATTAAATAAGGATAACGATGGTTTTATCTCAAAGTTGGATAAAAATGGAAAAATCATAGAATTAGAATTTATCAAAAATCTTAATGCTCCAAAAGGTATGTCTAAAATAGGTGATATTTTGTATGTTGTAGATATTGATATCTTATATGGTTTTGATGTAAAAAGCAAAAAAGAAATTTTTAAACTTCCTATAAAAAATGCAGTATTTTTAAATGATATAGCAGTTTTAGATAATAATACATTGCTAGTGAGTGATACAGGCACAGGGTATATCCATAAAGTATTTTTAAAAGACAAAAAATATGAAAACTTTATCCATTTAGATTCAAAATATGGTGGGCCAAATGGATTATTGATAGATAAAAACACTTTATTTGTTGCAGGTTATGATCCAAGTGATAAAGCAGGTGGAAAAATCATTAGTATTGATTTAAACACAAAGAAAATTCAAGAATTAAGCAATAAAATAGAACAGTTTGATGGTATTGTATATGATAAAGATAAAAATCTTTTAGTATCAAGCTGGGGTAAAAATCTTCAAGGATATATTTATGCTTTAAAAGATAATAAAGAGGTAAAACTAGATCTAAATCCTATAAAAGGTCCTGCGGATATGTTTTTTGATGGTAAGTATTTATGGGTGCCAAAAATGGCAGAGAATGCCTTAATCAAAATAAAATTATAA